One window of the Triticum dicoccoides isolate Atlit2015 ecotype Zavitan chromosome 3B, WEW_v2.0, whole genome shotgun sequence genome contains the following:
- the LOC119278717 gene encoding uncharacterized protein LOC119278717, producing the protein MRGGRRAGAGEQRRRAGEQDSYATELNGTTDGTVCLCRERGQTTGDDEEGFYGVLQLRRGSGKSLHSSTSHPLFLTPSYLPPRSTTQLCSSLSRPDANAMEDATPPLLRSMPPTPRRTPLHPCSSLKHYSVPYTKKFEACWLPLTLLLCLEASSSTGGAPNRCPRVRALQEEHGSR; encoded by the exons ATGCGAGGAGGCAGGCGAGCAGGGGCTGGGGAGCAGCGGAGACGCGCGGGTGAGCAGGATAGCTACGCGACGGAGCTGAACGGGACCACGGACGGAACTGTGTGCCTGTGCCGGGAGCGTGGGCAGACAACTGGAGACGACGAGGAGGGCTTCTACGGCGTACTccagctccggcgaggctccggtaAGTCCCTCCACTCATCGACATCCCATCCTCTCTTCCTCACCCCGTCCTATCTCCCTCCCAGATCCACCACGCAGCTCTGTAGCTCGCTCAGTCGCCCGGACGCCAACGCCATGGAGGACGCCACTCCACCCCTGCTCCGGTCCATGCCCCCGACGCCACGGAGGACGCCCCTCCACCCCTGCTCTAGCCTGAAG CATTACTCTGTTCCATACACTAAGAAGTTTGAAGCGTGCTGGTTGccactcacgctgctgctctgcttgGAGGCGTCGTCGTCGACTGGAGGAGCGCCGAATCGTTGTCCTCGAGTTCGTGCACTTCAGGAAGAACACGGCTCGAGGTGA